The genomic DNA ATACAAGGAAGCCGGTGATGTCTTTCCGACTTGGTTTCATAAATTCCCAGTCGGTGCCCGGTAGCAGACGGCGATCATCAAAACGAGTCGGGTTAGCGTAGGATTCAGCCAGTTTGGCTGTATCTTTCTCGGGATCAGGATCGACTTCCGTTTTCATCTTGGCATAATAACGATTCAGTTTTTCGGCGTTGCCTCGAGGAGTCACTAAGCTGACCAGCATCAGAAACACGAATGGCAGAATGACTCGTGGGGGGAGGCGCAGAGTTTCCAGCGTGGCTTTCGAAGCATCTGATAAATCGATGATCCCCAACCATTGATAGATCAGGAAGTCGATCTTTAATGGGCCTTCACCCTTGAATTCCCCGGTCCGCTTCTGGACCACGATACGTGTACCGTCTTCTGAAGTTTCTTCACGGACAGTCATCAGATTGGAATTATCCGCTCGAACATCATTCCAGAAGATCGACTCCCCACCTGTCGTCATTGAGAGTTGAATGGTTTCGCCCACAACGGCATCGGGAGGAGATGCCCCCAGTTTTTTCAATGCAGCGTCTAGTTTAGCAGGGTCATTGACGTATTGATTTTCTGCCTGAGCCTTCGCCGTTTCCCAGGCTTCTCGACGAGCAACATCGACTTCCGTTGCGGTTCGTTCGCGTGTAGTCGTGACGACTTCCGTGCTGACCGTATACGCCGGGTCGGTCCTCATCGACGGATTTAACACAGGCAATAGATATGGCAGTACAAAGAATACCATGCCCACAAAGCCAATCGTCAGCCAAACGGCCATCGCATTCGAACGTCGCCAGAAGATTCCTACCCAGAACGGGGCGGCGAATAGCAGCGGAAGTTCGATGGCGAGCTTAAACTGCCCAAACACATCGCCCATGACCAGCGAAACAATCGTTGCACCAACAATGATGGTCAGCCCCGACAGCCGGGCTATTCGCACGCATTCCTTTTCAGAAGCATTCGAATTTATGTACGGCGAATACACATTGCGCACCACAAGAGCACTCGTTACAATCATGTACGCATCAGCCGAACTCATCATCGCGGCCAGCAAACAGGCCAGCATTAAACCGACGAGACCCATATTCAGCGGCCCAAGAATCTCTCGAGCGGCGACTCCCCAAACCTTGTCGGGATCAGCTGCAATCTCTACGTTGCCTGCTAATAGAGCCAACGCAATCAAAGCGGTGATCGCCCAGCCAGCTGTGCAGAGTCGCTTCAGGAAGTTGCCGACAACCAGACCAATCCGAGCTTCATCTTCGCTTTTGGCAGAACCGCCGCCAGTTGCAATGAAGTGAGGTTGTACCACGATGCCAACAAGGGCCAGCAGTGTGAGTGAAAATATATACTGTGGCGGAAATTCTCCTGCACTCGGTCCCGTGAACAGGCCGAAATTCTCTGCAGAGACGCGTTGGTGCAAAATCGTGAATCCATCCAGCAGTCCTTGAGTGCTCGGATCGCCAAACTTCTCGACCAGTTCCCAAAGTCCGTATGGAATAAGCAGTATGGAAAGCAGGATAATAAAGATGCCCTGAATCAGGTCCGTCCAGTAGGCAGCTGTCAAACCACCGAGGACTCCGTACGCAATTACAATCATCGAAATCAGCGGTACCAAAACATACTTCAATTCCATGCCGAACATCATATCTGTACCCATCAGTGGCACAGAAAACTTTGCGATTGCGGACAGCATTGTCGACAGATAGAACATATAGAACAAAATCGCGAACGCCGTGTACGCAGCACCCAAAAGCTGTGATTGATAGCGTTCGACAAACCAGTCACCCAAAGTCAGGTGACGCATGCGACGATACCAAACTGCGGTGAACCAATAGACTGGAGTCACAAACAGCCACATCATCGCCGACCAGACACCGGAGAGCCCGCTGGTCCATACGGTACGCCCCACCTGAACGGGTTCATGAGCTCCCGTACCTGCTCCGAAGGCAGCGAAAGTTTGCAGCAACTTTCCAAAGCCGCGACCACCCATGAAGTAGTCTTCCTGCCCCTTGACTCGCCTCATTGCCCACAAGCCAATGGCGATCATGGTAATGAAGTACGTGATAATGACAACAAAGTCGATCGTGGTCATGTTGTGTGTCAAACAAAGAAGGTGGCGGGAATCAATGCTAGGACCTTATCATTCGAGGGTTAGAAAAGTCAAATATGTAAAGCCTTCAATTCAATGGATTATTTGATGGTAAACACATTCAGTGAAATAAGAGAAAAAATGGACAAGCCAGACCTATCCCCAATTATGGTAGAAACAACTCATTTGGAGCATCTCTAAATGTAGTGTGCCTACACATGTCCGATGATTTTCCAAACGATGGGTCCCGATATGATTCGACGGTCCTCGCCTTCAGATGCAACCTTCAGATCCATTCTCTTTGGGATAATTCACCAGGGCATGTTGCCCGGACTGCGACCGCAGTTCATAAGAACTCTGTGACTACAGTCCGTAGTCCTCGGCACCTGTCAACTACTGTTGATTACCGGCTTCAGCGCATCCTGATTCATTTCCATAAAACGTGATGTTTGCTCAATTCGAACCTCACGCTTGATTTCTGCAAGATCATGCAATTCATTCTCAAATCAACAGTTGGCCGTATATTGTTTCAATCTCGCGCTCTTCTTTATGTTCTGATCATGCTTCTCAATATTTCATGGCAATTCGAAAGATAATTGCGGTGTTGGTTGGGAGCAATCACAGTTGCTTGAGGAATTCCTCTACCTGGGCAGTGAACAGCTGCAGCCAACCTGGGCCGACCAGGGAATCGCAGTCTTCCTGTGCACAGCCGGGATTGTTGAGTTGGTCATCGGTAGGCGCGTAATACAGATACCCGTTCGTATATCCAGCCACAAAGGTGGCATCACGCGGAGCGTTCTGTTTGATGTCGAGTCCGATCTGGACGGTCAGTTCGCCGGGGAAGGTGACGAGGGTGAATTCGCCCACCCGCAGTCCCAGAATTTCGGCATCGACGGTTGTTGCGTTCAGCGCCTCAGATTTCGCCTGATGCCGTTTGAGCAGGTTGACGTTAGTCTTCACCCGCGTGAGCTCTTCCATGGTGTGAATGTTGCGGATGTAAGCTTCCAGATTCCTGCGGTTCTCTGCGTCGAGTCTCTCCCAGTCATCGCGGCCGATCAGCTGATCGTGCAGATACCCGTGAGAATAATATGACGGATACTTTTCGGACAGTTTGTACTTGACCAGCAAGGGCACAAAAGTTTTTAAATTCAGGCTTGTGCCCGTTAGTGCCTCGACGAGCCGATCCTGCTCCGTCTGCAGCGAAGCGATCCGCGACGTGTGATCGGCCCGTGGTAACTGCAACGTCGTGTGTAGCATTTTGAAATCGGTTGTTGTGGTGCATTTAATCTGCCGAATTGCTTTGAGCGTACTCAAGCCGAGTCGATTTCCCAGATGTTCGGCATGTCGAGGCACGCTAACATCTTTATACATTATGGGATTGATATCCCCCGCGCAGCCCTGCACAAATAGAGCGATTGTGTCCGGGCTGAGATTGTCTTCGATCACCGCCGAGGCGTAGCCGGTCATATCAGCCGTATTGCCAGCCGTGCGGGGCGTACCCAGAATCGGATGACAGGCAAAGTTATACAGCACTGCAAGCGTTTCCCCGTTGAGCCGATCCAGCCTTAGGACTCCAATCTCGGGATCAATCGGTCCGATCTCTGCGACCTCTTCATCGGCTGGCAGCGAATAGGCATGCCGCACATCGACCTGTTTGCCATTTTTGAGCAGCAGCCGTCGGTTTTCCATCACTCGGTTTTCAAAACCAGTACCCCAGCCGACCCGCACCGGCTCCAGTTTTTCGTAAGCTTGTTTAACGACGGCAATCGTGCGGTCGGCCACATCCGTGCAGACAACACCATGGCAGTGGCTGGCATTGACGAGCAACCTCGTCGGATCGAGCTGCAAATCCTGTTTCAAAGCGGCCCGCACCGTCGGTAGAAAATCATTTTTGATCGGTCCGATCTCTGCAATCGCAACCACATCAAGCGTCACAATGACCGCAGTTGTTTCTCCATCGCTGAGCACCAGTGCCCGCGCCCACAAATGTTCGGGAGGTTCGGCAACGTCCCGATTTGTAATATCAATCTTCGCCGCTCCAGCTTTCAGTTCGGCTTGTACCCGCGAAACCCCAAGCCCCCCGAACACGGCCATGCAGGCCGCCAGCAACAGTAAAAACCGGGAAGATGTCAGCTGATATCGTGAACCCGTCTCGTGAAATTTCATATCGTCATTTCATGTTGAAGCAAAAAATAGCCTGAAACAAAACGCCGGTCGACGTAATTGCGCCGGTCATCTCAATCTCTCTAAAATACTCGTTGTCGTTGAGCAGCACGTGAACCACTTCGGCGACCGATTCATTATATCGATGCCTGCACGTCAGCGTCGATAATTGTAACCCATCGCCAGCCGATGCCAGTCCGGGCAGATGTCCATTGGGGGACATCTCCAGCGATTCTTATTGAATCATCGCCTCGATCAGGAAAACGGAAAGGGCAGCAATGATCATCAAGCAGAATATGAAAACCTCTGCATATGAACGAACTTCAGACAACACCAGTCAACCACACCAACCAATCAGTCAGCAAACATCCATTCGACTTGATTATTCCACAATATTCCGCTCAAAACAAGCCGATACTCCGACCTCTCACCTTTTCTATACTCGGATTGAACCATAAAATCTGTCAAAAAAAATGGCGATCCTGAACTTGTCGCGGAACAATTACGGCATTCGATTGAACAACGCGCCACCGAAATGCGAATAACGATGGCACAGGCATATCGGTGGCATCGCTGGTTCAACCGCTTTCGCCCAAAATAAGAAAACGCTCAGATCCTTTATGTGATTGATGATCTGGATGATGTATGGAGCAATGTAGAAACGCGATATGCACGACTTGCAGACCGGAATGGAATCAACCAGCCGGGATGGTAGAACGAAGAACGGGGGCTTTGCAACTTGCAGCAAGATGTGAAACTCATTAATCCGCATAACAAAATATTTCACCGGAGTTGCAGACTGGTCGAATCTGAATTCGGAGTCGCTGATGATCAACCCAGATGATCATGAACTTTATTTCGACGAATCAGCAGTTGAACCGCCTTTGCAGTCGCGCCGAGAAAATACTAATTCAAGCACAATAGGCCACGTGAGCCGGGTTCGGATTTCGCAAAACATGAACCTGTTGAACCAGGCTACTGAGGTTCAGTAAGCGATCCGTTTTTTACCACGGGTTGAGCAGAGGGATCCGATGACTGAGTGGGAGCTTAGGTAGGTTGTTTAGGTGCAGGATTGGGGGGGAGCATTTCGGAATCTGGTAGTAATTGCAAATCGATTTCATAACCTGATCATAACCTGATGTTGTCGCGGCGAACTTAATTTAATGATATCGTTCTTGAAGAGCCCGAAACCGGAGAGTACTCTTAATGGTGTTGTGAAAAATACGGTCATGTACCAAATTCGATGCGGTATCGTATCCTGATGGATCATCAGAAATTCGTCGCAAAATGCCTGGCCATTCTTCTGTTTATGAGTTATTTGATCCCTACTCGACCGCAATAAAGCGGTCAAATATGACCTTACTTCGGCGGACAAATACCTGCCATGCTGCTTACACGTATGTTCCATAAACTTCATGCTATTTTAGAGAAGGCATTTCACCGCCGGAAGGAGGAGTTGCGGCTCTCAGTTAGTGACGCTGAGGTTGTGTTATTCAAAAATGATACAGAGGTATGGAGATTTCGCTGGGATTTAGTCGCAAGGATTGTGACTTGCAAGCGAGACTTATTCAGCATGGATTTGATTTGTTTGGATTTTTTTATGGATTCGCAGCAGTTGAACTATTCAACGCATGAGGAGATGCAGGGATTTCAAGATTTAAGCGAGCAAATACGCCGCCTGTTTCCTAGTATCGGCGAGGGCTGGTGGTCAGAGGTCGCATTTCCAGCATTTGCTACGAACCAAAAGATTTTGTATGACAAGCTAGAAAGCTAACACAGTACTGAAGCCAACCTCCAACCCGCGTTTGGATTTGTCGCTTCGGATTTCTGGTTTGCGGATGTCACTGTTCAGCAGCGGCTCAGCATTAGATCGTTAGACAACAATATGAAACCATACTACCTCATCATCTCATTCATTCTGACCATGTGCGTGACCGCACGAGCGGACGATGCTTTTAAGCCGGAGTTCTATGCTTTCTTTAATGGTATGCCGCCCATGTCTTATGAGGATGAGGCGATAATGCTCAAGGGGCTTGGATACAATGGTATTAGCCAGATCTATGTTGGCGGGGACGAGTTGGAGCAGCGTGTCGACGTATACAGGAAGCACGGACTCAAAGTGTTAAGTGTTTATCTCGGAGCATCAGATAAGCCGATAAACGCCAATCTCGTTAAATCACTGGAAAATGGCGGTATGATCGAGTTGACGGTTAAGAATATTTCGCCGGAGGTGATCGAGTCTATTCGCCAGACAGCGGAGATGGCGGCGCAGTTAAATATTCGCGTGGCAGTCTACCCGCATCACGGAAACGCAGTGGCGACGATGCCACAGGCGATCGACCTTGTCGAGAAGGTGAGCCACCCGAATCTCGGCATCATGTTCAATCTCTGCCACTTTCTTAAGAACGAAAAAGCGGAGGACCTGGAGAGTGTCCTTGGGAAAGCTGCTCCTTACCTCTTCTCAGTCAGTACTTGCGGCGCCAACTTGGATGGAAAGAATTGGGACACACTAATTCAAACGCTCGACAAAGGCACTTTTCCGCAGAAGCGACTCTTCGCGGCACTAAAAAAATTGAATTTCACAGGTCCGGTTGGATTGCAATGTTTCGCCGTGAAAGGTGATAAGCGCACCAACCTTAAGAACTCCATCGATGCATGGAAAACGATTCTTAATGAACTTCAATAGAGTGCACTGGCTCAGGACCATTGAGACGCCAGCTATTCCTGGGTAAGTCCAAACACAATTATCATAATTTGAGGTGAGCGGAGTGTAAGAAACGAAGAATGAGAGAATGATGAGAATTCGCGATTCGACCAGTAAAATCCCCCTTTGATTGGAGTAGACTTTGCGACTTGAATTGGGGGAAAGGTACAGACGAACTCACAGTTTGGCGGCAAAATTTTAAATCGTTCAGGAAGTGTGATTGCAACCTTTGTGGGGTTTGGAATCGCAGACAGCAGAACTTTGATCACTTTGGCTGAAGTGGATGCGAAAATCGTTCTGGCGATTCGTTAGATCGAGAGGAGAATAAGAGGATGAAATATTTTTCCCTGGCTTTCCTTTTGCTTGCATCCCCAATGTTGCATGCCGATGAAAATTTTATCTCGAAGATCGAGCCATTGCTTCGAAAGCGTTGTTTTCAGTGCCACTCTCACAACCATAAAATCAGTGCGGGACTGTCGCTTGATTCCAGATCAGGTTGGGAATTGGGTGGAGATTCTGGGCCCGCGATTATTCCTGGGAATCCCGATGAGAGTCTGCTGATCGACATGATCAGCCTGGAGCAGATGCCTCCAGAAGAAAAGCTGCCAGCAGAAGAAATTGCACTGCTGGTGGAGTGGGTAGAACGTGGGGCACCTGATCCCCGAAAACTGAACAATGCCCACTCGGATCCACTTGACTGGTGGTCGCTAAAACCACTCAAGAAGCCATCGGTTCCTGGGAATGGCCATCCGATCGATGCTTTTATTCGGTCCAAACTGACGGAAAAGGGACTTCAACCCACAATACAAGCCGATCGGCGAACCTTGGTTCGTCGGCTTTACTACAACCTGCACGGTCTTATGCCGACACAATTGGAAATCGAAGCCATTGCCAACAAACAGGATGAATTTTCCTGGAAAAAACTCGTCGACGAATTGTTGGCGTCGCCTCGATACGGAGAGCGGTGGGCGCGGCATTGGCTGGACGTGATTCATTTTGCAGACTCCCATGGATGTGAACATGACGTGAAGCGACCAAATGCCTGGCGATTTCGGGACTACGTGATTGATCGATTGAATGCGGATGTGTCTTGGGGGAAATTTATTCGAGAACAGTTGGCGGCTGATGTGTTCTATCCTGACGATCCACAACTCACCGCGGCGTTAGGTTTCATTGCGGCTGGACCATTGGAGTTAAGTCGTGCGAGCACAGCACCCGTTACTTTTGATTACCTTGATCGAGACGATATCGTCACCCAGACAATGGCTGCTTTTGCAAGCACGACCGCAAATTGTGCTCGCTGCCACACTCATAAATTCGATCCAATCTCGCAAGAGGACTACTACGCACTACAGGCCGTTTTTGCAGGCGTAGGGAAAGGAGATCTCGAATACGATGCAAATGCGGAGGTGAAGAAACGACGGCAGGACTTAGAGAATTTACGATCGGCTATTGCCCGGCGGGATGAGACGGTATTGCTCGCAGAGCCGTACATTAACATTGTCAGTGAATGGGAAACTGCCTGGCAAAAACAACCGGTGGCATGGGCGGTCCTGGAACCGGAGGTCTTTGTGACCACAGGTGGTGGAACCTTAACTCAGCAAGACGATGGATCAATCTTTGCTGAAGGCGAAGTCAGCGATCAGGAACACTACATCGTCACATCGGAAATCCATAGGAAACGACTTTCGGCAGTTCGATTGGAAGTCTTAAAAGATGAACGTCTCCCTGAGGGAGGTCCGGGACGTGCAGCAAACGGAAATCTTCATCTGTCCGAGGTCAACCTCCATTGGTTTCCAAATCATGCTGATGGGGCGGTGAAGCTGAATATTGCTCGGGCATCGGCTGATTTTGATCAGGAGGGTTGGACTTCCGCCCAGGCAATTGATCACGAACTCAAAACGGGATGGGCTATCTATCCGAAGGTTAACGAGTCACATCAAATCGTCTTTGAACTTTCAGAATCCGTTGATGTGTCTGCTGGTGGTAAACTGGTCGTGACTCTGAAGCAGCTATATCCGCCTAAACACCTTATCGGAAAGTTTCGTCTGTCTGTGACCGATGTTGAGGGGGGTATCGCAAAAGCCCTCCCAAAGGCTGCATTCGAAGCGCTGAACAAACCGGCTGATCAGAGGACGACTGCCGAATCTGATGCGGTCGCTGCAGTTGCATTGGAACAATATGTCGAAAAGGCACTGGCAGCCTTGCCAGCAAAATTGGTCGTCTACGGAGTTTCCTCGTCATGGTCGCATGCAAAAAGACTGGCGAATCCACAGGAGCCAAAGGTCGTTCACCTGTTACGAAGAGGAGCAATTGATCAGCCGGTTCACGAAGTGGGGCCGGGGACACTCT from Rubinisphaera italica includes the following:
- a CDS encoding sodium:solute symporter family protein, with amino-acid sequence MTTIDFVVIITYFITMIAIGLWAMRRVKGQEDYFMGGRGFGKLLQTFAAFGAGTGAHEPVQVGRTVWTSGLSGVWSAMMWLFVTPVYWFTAVWYRRMRHLTLGDWFVERYQSQLLGAAYTAFAILFYMFYLSTMLSAIAKFSVPLMGTDMMFGMELKYVLVPLISMIVIAYGVLGGLTAAYWTDLIQGIFIILLSILLIPYGLWELVEKFGDPSTQGLLDGFTILHQRVSAENFGLFTGPSAGEFPPQYIFSLTLLALVGIVVQPHFIATGGGSAKSEDEARIGLVVGNFLKRLCTAGWAITALIALALLAGNVEIAADPDKVWGVAAREILGPLNMGLVGLMLACLLAAMMSSADAYMIVTSALVVRNVYSPYINSNASEKECVRIARLSGLTIIVGATIVSLVMGDVFGQFKLAIELPLLFAAPFWVGIFWRRSNAMAVWLTIGFVGMVFFVLPYLLPVLNPSMRTDPAYTVSTEVVTTTRERTATEVDVARREAWETAKAQAENQYVNDPAKLDAALKKLGASPPDAVVGETIQLSMTTGGESIFWNDVRADNSNLMTVREETSEDGTRIVVQKRTGEFKGEGPLKIDFLIYQWLGIIDLSDASKATLETLRLPPRVILPFVFLMLVSLVTPRGNAEKLNRYYAKMKTEVDPDPEKDTAKLAESYANPTRFDDRRLLPGTDWEFMKPSRKDITGFLVSVVVCFIILALLIWVANIKA
- a CDS encoding sugar phosphate isomerase/epimerase family protein — encoded protein: MKPYYLIISFILTMCVTARADDAFKPEFYAFFNGMPPMSYEDEAIMLKGLGYNGISQIYVGGDELEQRVDVYRKHGLKVLSVYLGASDKPINANLVKSLENGGMIELTVKNISPEVIESIRQTAEMAAQLNIRVAVYPHHGNAVATMPQAIDLVEKVSHPNLGIMFNLCHFLKNEKAEDLESVLGKAAPYLFSVSTCGANLDGKNWDTLIQTLDKGTFPQKRLFAALKKLNFTGPVGLQCFAVKGDKRTNLKNSIDAWKTILNELQ
- a CDS encoding PSD1 and planctomycete cytochrome C domain-containing protein, whose protein sequence is MKYFSLAFLLLASPMLHADENFISKIEPLLRKRCFQCHSHNHKISAGLSLDSRSGWELGGDSGPAIIPGNPDESLLIDMISLEQMPPEEKLPAEEIALLVEWVERGAPDPRKLNNAHSDPLDWWSLKPLKKPSVPGNGHPIDAFIRSKLTEKGLQPTIQADRRTLVRRLYYNLHGLMPTQLEIEAIANKQDEFSWKKLVDELLASPRYGERWARHWLDVIHFADSHGCEHDVKRPNAWRFRDYVIDRLNADVSWGKFIREQLAADVFYPDDPQLTAALGFIAAGPLELSRASTAPVTFDYLDRDDIVTQTMAAFASTTANCARCHTHKFDPISQEDYYALQAVFAGVGKGDLEYDANAEVKKRRQDLENLRSAIARRDETVLLAEPYINIVSEWETAWQKQPVAWAVLEPEVFVTTGGGTLTQQDDGSIFAEGEVSDQEHYIVTSEIHRKRLSAVRLEVLKDERLPEGGPGRAANGNLHLSEVNLHWFPNHADGAVKLNIARASADFDQEGWTSAQAIDHELKTGWAIYPKVNESHQIVFELSESVDVSAGGKLVVTLKQLYPPKHLIGKFRLSVTDVEGGIAKALPKAAFEALNKPADQRTTAESDAVAAVALEQYVEKALAALPAKLVVYGVSSSWSHAKRLANPQEPKVVHLLRRGAIDQPVHEVGPGTLSVIPSLPARFENIDSKKESLRRAALADWLAHPDNPLTWRSIVNRVWYYHFGRGLCETPNDFGRMGGKPTHPELLDWLAVWFRDEAKGSLKELHRLILTSETWQQSSLVNSNPIDVQNLLLWRMNRRRLDAEVFRDSVLQITGRLDLTMGGPGIEQFNKSQGPQATPSLDYSAYDWNSENAGRRSIYRVVWRGIPDPFMETLDFPDMALLTPKRGFSVSALQSLMLYNDDFVLNASVWLAESIKRDASQKDWVRRAVGLCWLREPTASEAEAFETFVRTHGMAALCRVLLNSNEFLFVD